The Zetaproteobacteria bacterium genomic interval GCTGGCCGCCCCCGGTATCGACGAGATCGACCGCATGGGGCCCCTCGACCGGATGCTCGGCCGGGAGATCGGACGCGCCGTCCTCGCCGCCCTCGATGCGGCCGGCATCCCCGCGAAGCGGCTGCGGGCCATCGGCAGCCACGGCCAGACCATCCGCCACCGCCCGCGCCACCGCCCCCTCCCCTTCACGCTGCAGATCGGCTGCCCGGCGACCATCGCCGAGACCACCGGCATCACCACCGTCTCCCACTTCCGCCAGCGAGACATCGCCGCCGGCGGCGAGGGGGCGCCGCTGGTTCCCTTCGCCCACCGCACGCTGTTCCACCGGCCGGGCGAATGCCGCGCCGTGCTCAATCTCGGCGGCATCGCCAACATCACCCTGCTCGCCCCCAACGGCGAGATCTCCGGCTTCGACACCGGCCCGGGCAACATGGTGCTCGACCGGCTGATGGTCACCCTCTCCGACGGCCGCTACAGCTTCGACGCCGACGGGGCTCTGGCCGCGCAGGGTACGGTCTGCGCGCCGCTGCTCGACCGGCTGCTCGACCACCCCTTCTTCCGGCGGCCGCCGCCCAAATCGACCGGGCGCGAGGCCTTCGGCGACGACTTCTGCCACCGGCTGCTCGCCTGGCCGGGGCTGAGCGATGCCGACCGGCTGGCCACGGCGGCCGGGCTGACCGTGGAGAGCATCGCCCGCGCATGTGTATGGCTCGATCCACCACCCGCCCGCTGGATCGTCTGCGGCGGCGGCAGTCGCAACCGCCACCTGATGGCGCGGCTGGCCGACCGGCTGGCCCCGGCCGAGGTGGTGGAGAGCGACAGGCTGGGCATCCCGGCGCAGGCTGTGGAAGCGGTCAGCTTCGCCATCCTCGCCCGCCAGACGCTGGCCGGCCGCGCCAACTGCATCGCCGGTGTCACCGGCGCCCGCCGCTCGGTGGTCGGGGGGATGATCACCCCGGCCTGACCGGCACCGGCGTGGAGCGGCGGTCGCTTCCGCCTTGACAACCGGCGGCGGGAGCGCAAGAAGTCGGGAACAGCACGACGGGAAAGGAGGTCCGGGATGCCGATCAGCCTGAACACCCTCGCCGGCAAGGGGAGCCACGGGGCGGC includes:
- a CDS encoding anhydro-N-acetylmuramic acid kinase: MSGTSADAIDVALVAFADGAPPLLRHFHQRPIEHELRAAIIELAAPGIDEIDRMGPLDRMLGREIGRAVLAALDAAGIPAKRLRAIGSHGQTIRHRPRHRPLPFTLQIGCPATIAETTGITTVSHFRQRDIAAGGEGAPLVPFAHRTLFHRPGECRAVLNLGGIANITLLAPNGEISGFDTGPGNMVLDRLMVTLSDGRYSFDADGALAAQGTVCAPLLDRLLDHPFFRRPPPKSTGREAFGDDFCHRLLAWPGLSDADRLATAAGLTVESIARACVWLDPPPARWIVCGGGSRNRHLMARLADRLAPAEVVESDRLGIPAQAVEAVSFAILARQTLAGRANCIAGVTGARRSVVGGMITPA